In one window of Vespa crabro chromosome 6, iyVesCrab1.2, whole genome shotgun sequence DNA:
- the LOC124424562 gene encoding dedicator of cytokinesis protein 9 isoform X4, with product MSERKFTRGLGKPGMAAQLRETVSQVVRESTVQSKPHLVDPIDFESFVLKNKTLLQNDPQRELLLYPPDDVSQVVLPRRYRAIVPTAQYISDNDEEGGSLLTKECLRSYTSNWNLIHYKYSAYNGSYLDLPKITKADDLKDEVYEIDTEVDQVDEDLIKNNGITKEGYLMKGPEIGSSDRMFAHIGSKSFKRRFCHLRQEVDGTYILEFFKDEKKGEAKLAIVMDFCTEVVRNPKRGRYCFELRMTGTHKSYTLAADNETDMQDWLSKLNSVLQHYKQQEEKRAASLERTCNTPPPSPQPMQVYGTLKGLEQSMNPQLIKYSRETDTSIALARREYRKPLFSLYSNMSRVKAPTGGNSTEHNIDPYKEQFGHRIFIKCETLKFRLQAPIDEKETLCQVEPYQTTLCLFDAKHGRKLTENFYFDVNHEIVQGMIKELSPTSIMTESNENISLPEELKTVPLDWIKHPKQAIFHVSNPHPDIFLVVRIDKILQGNICQTSEPYVRTTKDPRLGLKVHKQVRACCQRLGNYRMPFAWAARPLFRLYSNELDTSPDFPAIYRQEGNKIKDEELLKLLSEYRKPEKLSKLTVIPGWLKIKIEPIIEIPENTLSTSLTPLKPFPIPPVNDPTLEIAEFESTSEKDVHPYTTYVNHLYVYPQTLSFDTQKIFTRARNIACIIELRDDDGENVEPLRCIYGRPGTPLLCVRASCAVLHHNAIPSWYEEIKIRLPTKLHSKHHLLFSFYHISCDMNKKKENGIENCVGYAWAPLLYKGRLNVDMDANVQVLPVATHLPQGYLSIQPLGLGKGVRNAGPDITWIDSQRPIFTVAFQLISTVFTRDPHLYNLFAHAERILDTRPSVMPSDTETCKILKAAHAIQLVTAITFLPTILNQLFTLLTYNIGEEVGLYIIRVLIHIINMIHEAGRKEILQAYIKFVFLSPSQATCNMTVHEQLGKYLPILLQPNNTDFLVINKFMRHSNFFFEIMIKSMAQYLLTTGRIKMHRNERFSKEYHERIKHLLDVIMPYIINKYKEMPVETHELNKSLAQLLKHCLTFMDRGFVFRLINSYVDKFSPGDPRTLHDFKFTFLQIICSHEHYISFNLPMMQSRISPRDLMNEYCLSEDFCKHHFLVGLLLQEIKISLNEIMQIRKVAITTLRDLLAKHELDDRYQNKGQLSRIASIYIPWLEIVLENLVRLQSVHDSSKAENKHNDINRISTSSSFLATKDIANSTITAGTPKSIHRLTLNLDTQSPIRASIHLRDSTYFAAIAGQGLVNGYSCTSIESDTSTMSGASQSNISQETAIIRESVENGISDKKRHSRSLSVTQASPRCDKLQSSEVKDILLCFLFVIKYLGDHQVIAWWQQCSDSEILSFFTVIEISLHHFKYIGKRQIAANITNNSGKPRTVKAMTLPARMAPPDFTTESPTTGTLQPHNTVTRENLIESDSGKMYQALLEANMATEVGLIALDCLGLFCIHFKDALLADDGENPIMQKLFNIYLSFLQVGQSETLLRHVFAGFRAFLNNYSIALFQGNAALCGRLCYELLRCCNSKLSSIRQESCALLYLLMRSNFEFTSRKGLTRVHLQVIISVSQMLGNVIGLNNSRFQESLSLINSYASSDKVMKGTGFPVEVKDLNKRIRTVLMATAQMREHNNDPEMLVDLQHSLANSYASTPELRHTWLETMARNHARDGNYSEAACCQLHIAALMAEYLKLKKVHRWGAEAFDNISVNISRDERSLKLDAGEICVQDIHYTEYLLLEQLELCAEMLEKAERFELLGHLYRLIVPMYEEKRNYEALANCYTHLAQACNKIVEVTKSGKRLLGRFYRIAFFGSAYFEEENGQEYIYKEPKVTSLSEISERLHHLYSEKFGSENVKMIMDSIPVNVAELDSKIAYIQVTHVTPYFDKIELDTRQTEFEQNHNVSCFMFETPFTKDGRARGNPEDQWKRRTILTTQYSFPYIKKRILVIEKRIMELGPIEVALDEMRQRVQELEDVALIAPTDVKKLQLRLQGSICVTVNAGPLAYASAFLDPALSPQYPDDKVEELKDVFREFVKICYTALQINSKLITPDQHEYQEVLRENYQKLCQSLSSLLGEPIWSDEQVGSFKRNSAALFSVISGANSHTSTA from the exons ATGAGCGAAAGGAAATTCACACGCGGCCTGGGAAAGCCGGGTATGGCCGCACAATTACGTGAAACGGTTTCTCAGGTCGTACGCGAAAGTACCGTACAG agTAAACCACATTTAGTCGACCCAATAGATTTTGAGAGCTTCGTgctaaagaataaaacattaTTGCAGAATGATCCGCAAAGAGAATTATTGCTTTATCCGCCGGACGATGTTTCT CAAGTTGTCCTACCGAGGCGTTATCGCGCTATCGTGCCTACAGCACAATATATTTCGGATAATGACGAGGAAGGCGGAAGTCTCCTGACCAAAGAATGTTTACGAAGTTACACCTCCAATTGGAATTTGATACATTACAAATATTCTGCCTACAACGGAAGTTATCTCGATTTACCCAA AATAACAAAAGCGGATGACCTCAAGGATGAAGTATATGAAATTGATACGGAAGTGGATCAAGTCGACGAG gatttaatcaaaaataatgGGATTACGAAGGAGGGTTACTTAATGAAAGGACCTGAAATTGGAAGCTCCGATCGTATGTTTGCTCATATCGGCTcaaaatcttttaaaagacGTTTTTGCCATTTAAGACAGGAGGTCGATGGCACATACATTTtggaatttttcaaagatgAGAAAAAGGGCGAAGCTAAGTTGGCAATAGTAATGGACTTTTGTACAGAAGTTGTTAGAAATCCAAAACGTGGAAGGTATTGTTTTGAATTAAGAATGACAGGAACTCACAAGTCTTATACATTAGCGGCCGATAATGAAACAGATATGCAAGATTGGTTATCAAAGTTGAATTCTGTATTGCAACATTACAAGCAACAAGAGGAGAAACGTGCTGCATCTTTAGAAAGAACATGTAacactcctcctccttcccctcAACCAATGCAG GTATATGGAACGTTGAAAGGTTTGGAACAGAGTATGAATccacaattaattaaatactcCAGGGAAACTGACACAAGTATAGCATTAGCCAGACGGGAATATAGAAAACCTTTGTTTAGTCTATATTCCAACATGTCACGTGTAAAAGCACCTACAGGAGGAAATTCTACTGAACATAATATTGATCCGTATAAGGAGCAATTTGGgcatagaatttttattaagtgTGAAACTCTTAAGTTTAGACTGCAAGCTCCAATTGATGAGAAAGAAACTCTTTGCCAAGTTGAACCGTATCAAACAACTTTATGTCTTTTTGATGCAAAGCACGGCAGGAAACTCacggaaaatttttatttcgacgtTAACCATGAAATTGTGCAAGGGATGATAAAGGAATTAAGTCCTACTAGCATTATGACAGaatctaatgaaaatataagtcTACCTGAAGAATTGAAAACTGTACCATTGGATTGGATAAAACATCCAAAGCAG GCTATATTTCACGTTAGTAACCCCCATCCTGATATATTTCTTGTGGTAAGAATAGATAAGATATTACAAGGGAATATATGTCAAACTTCTGAACCATATGTAAGAACGACTAAAGATCCAAGATTAGGATTAAAAGTACACAAACAAGTTAGAGCATGTTGCCAAAG ATTAGGAAATTATAGAATGCCATTTGCTTGGGCTGCCAGACCTTTATTTAGACTGTATAGTAACGAGTTGGATACTTCTCCAGACTTTCCAGCGATATATAGGCAGGAAGggaataaaatcaaagatgAAGAGTTATTAAAATTGCTTTCAGAGTATAGAAA ACCTGAAAAACTTAGCAAATTAACCGTTATACCTGGAtggttgaaaataaaaattgaaccCATCATTGAGATACCAGAAA ATACATTGTCGACATCTTTGACTCCCTTGAAACCATTTCCCATTCCACCTGTAAACGATCCAACTCTTGAAATTGCAGAATTTGAAAGTACATCTGAAAAAGATGTTCATCCCTATACTACATATGTCAATCATCTTTATGTTTATCCACAAACTTTATCTTTCGATACTCAAAAGATATTTACAAGAGCTAGAAATATTGCGTGTATCATTGAATTACGAGATGATGATGGAGAAAATGTGGAACCTTTAAGA tGCATCTATGGCCGTCCAGGTACACCATTGTTGTGTGTACGAGCGTCTTGCGCAGTGTTACATCATAATGCTATTCCATCTTGGTACGAAGAAATTAAGATAAGATTACCAACAAAACTTCATTCAAAACATCACTtgctcttttcattttatcatataagCTGTgatatgaataagaaaaaggaaaatgggaTTGAAAATTGCGTTGGTTATGCTTGGGCTCCATTGTTATATAAAGGAAG ACTCAATGTAGATATGGATGCAAATGTTCAAGTTCTACCTGTTGCAACGCATTTACCACAAGGATATCTTTCTATTCAACCCCTTGGTCTAGGGAAAGGGGTAAGA aATGCTGGCCCAGACATTACATGGATTGATTCACAAAGACCAATATTTACAGTAGCTTTTCAGTTAATATCAACGGTATTTACTCGCGATCCTCATTTATACAATCTCTTTGCTCATGCCGAACGAATTCTGGATACTAGGCCATCTGTAATGCCTTCGGATACAGAAACgtgtaaaatattgaaagcAGCGCATGCAATACAGTTGGTCACAGctattacttttcttcctactatattaaatcaattgtTCACATTATTGACGTATAATATAGGCGAAGAAGTAGGATTGTATATTATTAGGGTACTAATACACATTATAAACATGATACACGAAGCTGGTCGAAAAGAAATACTTCAGGCTTATATCAAG TTTGTCTTTCTGTCGCCATCACAAGCAACCTGCAATATGACCGTTCATGAACAATTAGGGAAATATCTGCCAATATTATTACAACCAAACAATACGGATTTCTTGGTAATTAACAAATTCATGCGTCATTCTAATTTCTTCTTTGAGATAATGATTAAAAGTATGGCACAATATCTACTTACTACTGGTAGAATAAAA ATGCAtagaaatgaaagattttCGAAAGAGTATCATGAACGCATTAAGCATCTATTAGATGTAATTATgccatatataataaataagtacaaaGAAATGCCGGTTGAAACGcacgaattaaataaaagccTTGCTCAATTGTTAAAG cATTGCCTCACGTTCATGGATCGTGGTTTCGTTTTCCGTTTGATCAACTCATACGTGGATAAATTTTCTCCTGGAGATCCACGCACTCTACatgattttaaatttacatttctTCAAATCATTTGTTCTCACGAGcattatatatctttcaattTACCAATGATGCAGTCCCGTATTTCACCTAGAG ACTTGATGAATGAATACTGTTTATCAGAAGATTTTTGTAAGCATCATTTTTTGGTTGGCTTATTACTCCAAGAAATCAAAATATCTCTCAATGAAATAATGCAAATTCGAAAGGTAGCCATAACTACATTAAGAGATCTCTTGGCTAAGCACGAACTCGATGATAGATATCAAAATAAG GGACAATTGAGCAGGATAGCATCCATTTATATACCATGGTTAGAGATAGTATTGGAAAATTTGGTGCGTTTACAATCTGTACACGACAGTTCTAAAGCGGAAAATAAACACAATGACATAAATCGAATATCAACTAGCAGTTCCTTTTTGGCAACTAAGGATATCGCTAATAGTACTATAACAGCAGGCACTCCCAAGTCCATTCACAG acTTACGTTAAATTTGGATACGCAATCTCCAATCAGAGCGTCTATACATCTACGAGATTCTACATATTTTGCTGCTATTGCTGGACAAGGTTTGGTCAATGGCTATTCTTGTACCAGTATAGAATCAGATACATCAACAATGTCAGGTGCCTCACAGTCGAATATATCACAAGAAACAGCAATTATTCGCGAGTCTGTAGAAAATGGTATAAGCGATAAAAAAAGGCATTCTCGTTCTTTGAGCGTTACACAGGCTTCGCCCAGATGTGATAAATTACAATCCTCCGAAGTCAAGGATATAttgctttgttttttatttgtgaTCAAATATTTAGGCGATCATCAAGTTATTGCATGGTGGCAACAGTGCAGTGATTCCGAGATATTGAGTTTTTTTACTGTAATTGA AATAAGTCttcatcattttaaatatattggtAAAAGACAAATAGCtgcaaatataacaaataattctgGGAAACCACGTACGGTAAAGGCAATGACATTGCCAGCCAGAATGGCACCACCAGATTTCACGACTGAAAGTCCAACTACTGGTACACTGCAACCACACAATACTGTTACTAGAGAGAATCTCATTGAAAGCGACAGTGGTAAAATGTATCAGGCTTTATTAGAGGCAAATATGGCTACAGAAGTTGGTCTTATAGCACTTGACTGTCTAGGCCTCTTTTGTATTCATTTTAAG GACGCACTTTTAGCAGATGATGGAGAAAATCCAATAATGCAAAAATTGTtcaatatctatctatcctttcTACAAGTCGGTCAATCGGAGACATTGCTACGTCACGTGTTTGCCGGATTTCgagcatttttaaataattattctattgcTCTGTTTCAAG gtAATGCTGCGCTTTGTGGGCGATTATGTTATGAATTATTAAGATGTTGCAATAGTAAACTTAGTTCTATTAGACAAGAATCATGTGCTTTATTATATCTGCTTATGAGAAGTAATTTTGAATTTACCAGTAGAAAAGGATTAACGAGAGTGCATTTACAG GTAATAATCTCGGTTTCACAAATGCTTGGAAATGTTATTGGTTTGAATAATTCAAGATTTCAAGAATCATTGTCATTGATAAATAGTTATGCTTCTTCTGATAAAGTGATGAAGGGTACTGGTTTTCCAGTTGAAGTTAAAGATTTGAATAAAAGAATTCGAACAGTTTTAATGGCAACAGCACAAATGAGGGAACATAACAATGATCCTGAGATGCTTGTCGATTTGCAACATAGTTTGGCCAATTCTTATGCCAGTACACCCGAATTGAGGCATACTTGGCTCGAAACTATGGCTAGAAATCATGCGAGAGATGGAAATTATTCCGAG GCGGCTTGTTGTCAATTACATATTGCAGCATTAATGGcagaatatttgaaattgaaGAAAGTTCATAGATGGGGTGCAGAGGCTTTTGACAATATTTCCGTGAATATTTCTAGAGACGAGCGTAGTCTTAAGCTCGATGCTGGTGAGATTT GCGTTCAAGATATTCATTACACGGAATATTTATTGCTAGAGCAGTTGGAGCTTTGTGCTGAAATGTTGGAAAAAGCAGAACGTTTTGAGTTACTCGGACATTTGTATCGTTTAATAGTTCCTatgtacgaagaaaaaagaaattatgagGCTTTAGCAAATTGTTATACGCATTTAGCGCAAGCTTGCAATAAAATTGTCGAAGTCACCAAGTCCGGCAAACGGCTCCTTGGGAGATTTTATAGAATTGCATTTTTTGGATCG gCATATTTCGAAGAGGAAAATGGccaagagtatatatataaggaaccTAAAGTGACGTCATTGTCAGAAATTTCAGAACGTCTTCATCATTTATATTCAGAGAAATTTGGTTCGGAAAATGTCAAGATGATAATGGATTCCATACCCGTCAATGTCGCCGAATTAGATTCAAAAATAGCATACATTCAAGTGACTCATGTAACTCCGTACTttgataaaatagaattagaTACTCGTCAAACGGAATTTGAACAAAATCACAATGTATCTTGTTTCATGTTCGAAACTCCATTTACGAAAGATGGACGGGCGAGGGGAAATCCTGAAGATCAATGGAAGAGAAGGACTATTTTAACGA caCAATATTCCTTTCCGTACATAAAAAAACGTATATTAGTGATCGAGAAGAGAATAATGGAACTTGGCCCCATCGAAGTAGCTTTAGATGAAATGAGACAACGCGTTCAAGAATTGGAGGATGTGGCTTTAATAGCTCCAACTGATGTAAAAAAACTTCAATTGCGATTACAAGGAAGCATTTGCGTGACAGTAAATGCTGGTCCACTTGCTTATGCCTCTGCATTCTTAGACCCAGCGCTTTCTCCGCAATATCCTGATGATAAAGTTGAAGAGTTAAAGGATGTTTTtag ggaatttgtaaaaatatgttataCAGCCTTGCAGATCAACAGTAAATTAATTACTCCCGATCAGCATGAATATCAGGAAGTATTACGCGAAAATTATCAAAAGCTTTGCCAAAGCTTGTCATCGTTATTGGGTGAACCTATATGGTCGGACGAACAAGTTGGAAGCTTTAAACGTAACAGTGCTGCTCTCTTTAGTGTCATTAGTGGTGCTAATAGTCACACGAGTACAGCCTAA